In a single window of the Candidatus Lernaella stagnicola genome:
- a CDS encoding NFACT RNA binding domain-containing protein, translated as MAECGLTRGMQWAELARVAQWLNERVAGGRIQKIRQPRDDAMVLECRAPGQSYWVTLCIHPRFFRVVVETENPGSGSEAGAFCGLLRKRLVGGRIEEFAVEAADRIFTVNVSRRGEEDAVEMWTLVAELFGPKSNLFLLDGQGVLGGALVDRRLTVRGLRSGEAYQPPETGGAPQRADREMAIEEMAEVFAAAEAAHDWETALQKLKNAVSRSLKGARKQRLKHERELAGLPDADQLQQHAELLVTNLHRVERGAKQVELPDWSDPDTLIAVQLDPSLSPQRNVERMFKTARRTRRKREHLEARVAELAQREAQWNEGAALLETTDDLESAAETLRDMSIRLEKPKQPPPRQRDEAPAGPQAFYAVDGAAIFVGRSDRENDEITFQVAHGKDYWLHVEGGPGSHVVIKLPPSGELHPETLQDAAQLALLHSSLKNSGSGGVIYTRRKNVRKPRHAKPGLVHAGDVKSVFVRLDQARIDRLYQTRS; from the coding sequence ATGGCTGAATGCGGACTGACCCGCGGCATGCAATGGGCCGAACTGGCCCGCGTGGCGCAGTGGTTGAACGAACGCGTGGCGGGCGGTCGCATCCAGAAAATCCGTCAACCCCGCGACGACGCCATGGTCCTGGAATGCCGCGCTCCCGGCCAAAGCTATTGGGTAACCCTGTGCATTCATCCGCGTTTTTTTCGCGTGGTGGTGGAGACCGAAAACCCGGGCAGCGGTTCGGAAGCGGGGGCGTTCTGCGGGTTGCTGCGCAAGCGGCTGGTCGGCGGGCGCATCGAGGAGTTCGCCGTGGAAGCGGCCGACCGCATTTTCACCGTCAACGTGTCACGGCGCGGCGAAGAGGATGCCGTCGAGATGTGGACGCTGGTGGCGGAACTCTTTGGCCCGAAAAGTAATCTGTTTTTACTCGACGGTCAGGGCGTCCTCGGTGGCGCGTTAGTGGACCGGCGGCTGACCGTTCGCGGCCTGCGCAGCGGGGAGGCCTATCAACCGCCCGAAACCGGCGGCGCGCCCCAACGAGCCGATCGCGAGATGGCCATCGAGGAAATGGCCGAAGTGTTTGCGGCGGCCGAGGCGGCGCACGATTGGGAGACGGCTCTCCAAAAGCTGAAGAATGCCGTTTCGCGGTCGCTTAAGGGCGCGAGGAAGCAGCGGCTGAAGCACGAGCGCGAACTGGCCGGGCTGCCCGACGCGGATCAGTTGCAGCAGCACGCGGAGCTTTTGGTGACGAACCTTCATCGGGTGGAGCGAGGCGCGAAGCAGGTGGAGCTTCCGGATTGGTCGGACCCGGACACGTTGATCGCCGTGCAGTTGGACCCGTCCTTATCGCCGCAACGAAACGTCGAGCGCATGTTCAAGACCGCCCGGCGGACGCGGCGCAAGCGCGAGCATTTGGAAGCGCGAGTGGCCGAGTTGGCGCAACGCGAGGCGCAATGGAATGAGGGCGCAGCGCTGCTTGAGACCACGGACGATTTGGAGTCGGCGGCTGAGACGCTGCGCGATATGAGTATTCGCCTGGAGAAGCCGAAGCAGCCGCCGCCGCGGCAACGGGACGAGGCGCCGGCCGGTCCGCAGGCGTTCTACGCGGTGGACGGAGCGGCGATCTTCGTCGGGCGCAGTGATCGCGAGAACGACGAAATCACCTTCCAGGTCGCGCACGGCAAAGATTATTGGCTGCACGTGGAAGGCGGGCCGGGCAGTCACGTGGTGATCAAGCTGCCGCCGTCGGGCGAACTGCATCCGGAGACGCTGCAGGACGCGGCGCAGTTGGCGCTGCTGCACAGTTCGCTGAAAAACTCCGGGTCGGGAGGCGTGATTTACACGCGGCGCAAGAATGTCCGCAAGCCCCGACACGCCAAGCCGGGGTTGGTGCATGCGGGGGATGTGAAGTCCGTTTTCGTGCGCCTCGACCAAGCCCGCATCGACCGCCTTTACCAGACTCGATCTTGA
- the cmk gene encoding (d)CMP kinase, with translation MTRRQPIVAIDGPSGAGKSTISKLVAERLGFVYLDTGAMYRCVGWLSLEQGIDPLDEAAVATLLEDLQIQFVRNEDGDQRVVCNGRDITSAIREHRVSQAASKASSLPRVREKLVAMQRDMGVAGGVVMEGRDIGTNVFPDAEIKVFLTATAEERARRRVKQLVIAGREADFDAILADQIERDRRDSQRDLNPLVQAADAVVVDSTEWSIDRVVSHITALAEAARHVYTP, from the coding sequence ATGACACGCCGACAACCCATTGTGGCCATCGACGGCCCGAGCGGGGCGGGCAAAAGCACCATCAGCAAACTGGTGGCCGAGCGCTTGGGATTCGTGTATTTGGACACCGGGGCGATGTACCGTTGCGTGGGTTGGTTGTCGTTGGAGCAGGGGATTGATCCGCTGGATGAAGCGGCGGTGGCGACGCTTCTGGAGGATCTGCAGATCCAGTTCGTCCGGAATGAGGACGGGGATCAGCGGGTCGTATGTAACGGTCGGGATATTACTTCGGCGATACGCGAGCACCGGGTCAGCCAAGCGGCGAGCAAAGCCAGCAGCCTACCGCGCGTGCGGGAAAAGCTCGTGGCGATGCAACGCGACATGGGCGTGGCGGGCGGCGTCGTGATGGAGGGGCGCGATATCGGCACGAACGTATTTCCCGACGCGGAAATCAAGGTGTTTCTTACCGCGACGGCGGAAGAGCGGGCTCGGCGGCGGGTTAAGCAACTTGTCATAGCGGGCCGGGAGGCCGATTTCGACGCGATCTTGGCCGACCAAATCGAACGGGACCGGCGCGACTCGCAACGCGACCTCAATCCGCTCGTGCAGGCGGCGGATGCGGTGGTCGTGGACTCCACGGAGTGGAGCATCGATCGAGTCGTGAGCCACATTACGGCTTTGGCGGAAGCGGCGCGGCACGTTTACACACCGTAG
- a CDS encoding glucose-6-phosphate isomerase yields MTTLKFDYTHAFARGSVAKKDLKAFMPRLGEVQRELQAERKARRLGFADLPSDLAAAREVEAAAKRHLPGIEHVIVLGIGGSALGFIALKEALLHPLYNQVAKRAKRPEFYVLDNIDPEYIHAVLEVVDPRKTLVNVITKSGSTAEIIGQFLIFFDLFARKMGGRREAVKHFVFTTDPEGGALRPLVEQEGFAALNLPPNVGGRFSVLSPVGLFPAALAGISVRKLLGGAEDALQKGLYGPPQDSPALIGAALHYLHYRQGRTVAVMMPYASSLYRVGDWFRQLWAESLGKAVDRQGKTVHVGPTPVAALGATDQHSQVQLYVEGPDDKLYTFLRVSTMQRDLKYPKSPWRDPAFTYFAGHTMADLLEAEAEATRIALSEVGRPSATIYLPRVNAESIGRLLMHLEIQTAAAGCLFNVNAFDQPGVEAGKRYAYALLGREGFEAEGRKVRKQKGKQFILTG; encoded by the coding sequence GTGACAACTTTGAAGTTTGATTATACGCACGCATTCGCCCGCGGCAGCGTGGCGAAAAAGGACTTGAAAGCATTCATGCCCCGGTTGGGGGAAGTGCAGCGGGAGTTGCAGGCCGAGCGGAAGGCGCGGCGACTCGGTTTCGCGGATCTGCCGAGCGATCTGGCAGCGGCGCGGGAGGTGGAAGCCGCCGCCAAGCGGCATCTTCCCGGCATCGAACACGTCATCGTGCTCGGTATCGGGGGCAGCGCGCTGGGCTTCATCGCGTTGAAGGAAGCCCTGTTGCACCCGCTGTACAATCAGGTGGCCAAGCGCGCGAAGCGGCCTGAGTTTTACGTGCTGGACAACATCGATCCCGAATACATCCACGCCGTGTTGGAGGTTGTCGACCCGAGGAAGACGTTGGTCAATGTGATTACCAAGTCGGGTTCGACGGCGGAGATCATCGGCCAGTTTCTGATTTTCTTCGATCTGTTCGCGCGCAAGATGGGCGGGCGTCGGGAGGCCGTCAAGCACTTTGTGTTTACGACCGACCCGGAAGGGGGCGCGCTGCGTCCACTGGTGGAACAAGAGGGATTCGCGGCGCTGAACCTGCCGCCGAATGTGGGCGGGCGCTTTTCCGTGCTCTCCCCGGTGGGCTTGTTTCCCGCTGCGCTGGCCGGCATCAGCGTGCGAAAACTGCTGGGCGGCGCCGAGGACGCCCTGCAAAAGGGGCTTTACGGACCCCCGCAAGACAGCCCCGCGCTTATCGGTGCGGCGTTGCACTACCTGCACTACCGCCAAGGGCGCACGGTCGCCGTCATGATGCCCTATGCCAGCAGCTTGTATCGCGTCGGCGATTGGTTCCGGCAGTTGTGGGCCGAAAGCCTGGGCAAGGCCGTGGATCGGCAGGGTAAAACCGTCCATGTCGGCCCCACTCCCGTGGCCGCGCTGGGCGCGACGGACCAACACAGCCAGGTGCAGCTTTACGTGGAAGGCCCGGACGACAAGCTCTACACCTTCCTACGGGTGAGCACGATGCAGCGCGATTTGAAGTATCCGAAAAGCCCCTGGCGGGACCCGGCGTTCACGTATTTTGCGGGCCACACGATGGCCGACCTGCTGGAAGCCGAAGCCGAGGCGACGCGTATCGCCCTCTCGGAGGTTGGACGTCCGAGCGCGACGATCTATCTGCCGCGGGTCAACGCGGAGTCGATCGGGCGCCTGCTGATGCACCTGGAAATTCAGACGGCCGCCGCAGGTTGTCTGTTCAACGTCAACGCCTTCGACCAACCGGGCGTCGAGGCGGGCAAACGCTATGCCTATGCGTTGCTGGGCCGCGAAGGCTTCGAAGCCGAGGGTCGCAAGGTGCGCAAGCAAAAAGGCAAGCAGTTCATCTTGACGGGGTAA
- a CDS encoding tetratricopeptide repeat protein, with translation MPELRISLIWLLVMELTAVTLAALLYMLQIVPGDYFLFVLLAAVVLAAALFLGLYYLVDRRESPGRPQAKFEMARADEIDSKINEYMQLGRQLLCEERYDEAAKMFQEVLVRNARSWQAHNYLGRAHACQGRFEEAKNAYEMALSLEYNYGSAHFNLATAHEKLGELDKAADRWRQYIEVGLTIGERDDMLDHARQRIQALEEHLARHGGREGAADQDETDF, from the coding sequence TTGCCTGAATTGCGCATTTCATTGATTTGGTTGCTCGTAATGGAATTGACGGCGGTGACGCTTGCGGCGCTGCTCTACATGCTGCAGATCGTACCCGGCGACTATTTCCTTTTCGTGTTGCTGGCGGCGGTCGTTTTGGCGGCGGCGCTGTTTCTCGGCCTGTACTACCTGGTCGACCGGCGCGAATCGCCGGGTCGCCCGCAGGCGAAGTTCGAAATGGCGCGCGCCGACGAAATCGATTCCAAAATTAACGAATACATGCAACTGGGGCGGCAACTGTTGTGCGAGGAGCGCTACGACGAAGCCGCAAAGATGTTCCAAGAAGTGTTGGTCCGTAACGCGCGGTCGTGGCAGGCGCACAACTATCTCGGCCGGGCGCACGCGTGCCAAGGGCGTTTCGAGGAAGCGAAAAACGCCTACGAAATGGCGCTTTCATTGGAGTACAACTACGGCAGCGCACACTTCAACCTGGCCACGGCGCACGAGAAGCTCGGCGAGTTGGATAAGGCCGCGGACCGCTGGCGCCAGTACATCGAAGTGGGCCTGACGATCGGCGAGCGAGACGATATGCTCGACCATGCCCGGCAACGCATCCAAGCGCTGGAGGAGCATCTGGCCCGCCATGGTGGCCGCGAGGGTGCGGCGGATCAAGACGAAACTGATTTTTAG
- a CDS encoding metallophosphoesterase, with protein sequence MRLLVVADLHGAYDRLAAALRPDDILISLGDHLNVLDYSNLSGLLADFIPRDVIESTLELIQTDQLDEARAAMMTAAGSVPDLFAKIRRAAQMAYFSMAAAIPCEAYFIYGNVDFPHALQQNLLDRHTFVEADTVQIEGRSFGLVSGHPPGPYSFGMAGEVGREEYAQRLHEMGDCEVLCAHPPPAIPGLTFDVEAGRDEGGSPDLLYFARLHRPRLVLFGHVHQPKLDEFIDKDDSDEPVRFLNVGCFRDTGRLLEIDPQSLDTQWLNAD encoded by the coding sequence ATGCGCTTGCTGGTAGTGGCCGACCTTCACGGAGCATACGATAGGCTCGCGGCGGCGCTGCGGCCTGACGACATTTTGATCAGCCTCGGCGATCATCTCAACGTGTTGGATTACTCAAACCTGTCGGGGCTGCTGGCCGATTTCATTCCGCGCGATGTGATCGAAAGCACGCTGGAACTCATCCAGACCGACCAGTTGGACGAAGCTCGCGCGGCCATGATGACCGCGGCGGGATCGGTGCCTGACCTCTTCGCCAAAATCCGCCGCGCGGCCCAGATGGCCTACTTTTCCATGGCGGCGGCGATACCCTGCGAAGCCTATTTCATTTACGGCAACGTCGACTTTCCTCACGCGCTGCAACAGAACCTGCTGGACCGGCACACCTTCGTCGAAGCCGATACGGTCCAGATCGAAGGGCGAAGCTTCGGTTTGGTCAGCGGGCATCCGCCGGGGCCGTACTCCTTCGGGATGGCCGGCGAGGTGGGACGCGAAGAGTATGCGCAGCGGTTGCACGAAATGGGAGATTGCGAGGTGTTGTGCGCGCATCCGCCGCCGGCGATTCCCGGCCTGACCTTCGACGTGGAGGCCGGGCGCGACGAGGGCGGCAGTCCGGACCTCCTCTATTTCGCGCGATTGCATCGCCCGCGACTGGTATTATTCGGTCACGTGCACCAGCCGAAACTCGACGAGTTTATCGACAAAGACGATTCGGATGAGCCGGTGCGGTTTCTGAACGTCGGTTGTTTTCGCGACACCGGCCGTCTTTTGGAAATCGATCCGCAAAGCTTGGACACGCAATGGCTGAATGCGGACTGA
- a CDS encoding NAD-dependent deacylase, whose product MTDLQQAVEILRAAQHVVALTGAGISVDSGIPDFRSSGGLWDRFDPMEYAHIEAFRANPTKVWEMLREMTGIVKDSRPNPGHLALAELEKIGKLRAVVTQNIDNLHQEAGSHRVIEFHGNSRHLICLFCHREFTAEEVEQELATGGVFPPRCPDDGHILKPKIVFFGEAIPMDAAAEAHAEAEDCDVMLVIGTSATVFPASGLPITARRTGSRIIEINRMTTPLTEQVAHHSLRGSSSEILPSLVAALQS is encoded by the coding sequence GTGACCGATTTACAACAAGCTGTTGAGATTCTGCGCGCCGCGCAACACGTCGTGGCACTGACCGGCGCGGGGATCAGCGTCGACTCCGGCATTCCCGATTTTCGCAGTTCCGGCGGGTTGTGGGACCGTTTCGATCCCATGGAATACGCCCACATCGAGGCCTTTCGCGCTAATCCCACGAAGGTCTGGGAGATGCTGCGGGAAATGACGGGCATCGTCAAAGATTCGCGACCGAACCCCGGGCATCTGGCGCTGGCCGAATTGGAAAAAATCGGCAAGCTCAGGGCCGTGGTCACGCAGAACATCGACAACCTGCATCAGGAAGCCGGTTCGCACCGCGTGATCGAATTTCACGGCAACAGCCGCCATTTGATTTGTCTGTTTTGCCATCGGGAATTTACGGCCGAAGAGGTGGAGCAGGAACTCGCCACGGGCGGCGTGTTTCCGCCGCGTTGTCCCGACGATGGTCACATCCTGAAACCGAAGATCGTCTTTTTCGGTGAGGCCATTCCGATGGATGCCGCCGCCGAGGCCCATGCAGAGGCCGAGGACTGTGATGTGATGCTCGTGATCGGCACGAGCGCCACGGTGTTCCCCGCCAGCGGCCTGCCGATCACGGCGCGGCGCACCGGGAGCAGGATTATCGAGATAAATCGAATGACCACGCCCCTGACCGAACAGGTCGCACATCATTCGTTGCGCGGGTCGTCCTCGGAAATCCTGCCGAGCCTCGTCGCGGCCCTACAATCCTGA
- a CDS encoding NHL repeat-containing protein has product MPDRKTVQSTRRDFLRGSLAIAGATTLLQVGSALAATDLREFTADFVSPWGVAYDAEGNLYVADGGGYRIVVFSSDGKRQRAIGKPGSGDGQLNVPTGLCVAGDSLLVCDTNNGRIGEFKIGGDFVRTIGGLGIATGKLAMPNGVAVSEKWIWVANTRGHVVQRYAPDSGVIDRAFGYFGDDGDELAPGTVDYKFRQPKAVACGEGLVFVLDSKHNRILVIDEDGALQSILRPEWNGIGLARAEGLAMHLGVLYVADTGNNRVLKVTTDGKTIDAITGLQEPVGIAGHYGRLAVSSPAAAKVWEMEMF; this is encoded by the coding sequence ATGCCTGACCGAAAAACGGTGCAATCTACCAGACGTGATTTTCTGCGCGGATCCTTGGCAATAGCCGGGGCTACGACGTTGTTACAAGTGGGGTCTGCGCTCGCCGCGACTGATTTACGAGAATTCACAGCAGATTTCGTTTCGCCTTGGGGCGTGGCTTACGACGCGGAAGGCAATTTGTATGTGGCCGACGGCGGCGGGTACCGAATTGTCGTGTTTTCATCCGACGGCAAACGTCAGCGGGCGATCGGCAAACCCGGTAGCGGCGACGGTCAACTCAACGTACCGACGGGCTTGTGCGTCGCGGGTGATTCGCTGCTGGTTTGCGACACGAACAACGGCCGCATCGGTGAATTCAAGATCGGCGGCGACTTCGTGCGCACGATCGGCGGGCTGGGAATCGCCACGGGAAAGCTGGCCATGCCCAACGGCGTGGCGGTCAGCGAAAAATGGATCTGGGTCGCCAATACGCGGGGCCATGTCGTGCAACGCTACGCGCCTGATTCGGGGGTCATCGACCGCGCGTTCGGCTACTTCGGCGATGACGGCGATGAGCTCGCCCCGGGGACTGTCGATTACAAATTTCGCCAACCCAAAGCCGTGGCGTGCGGCGAGGGCTTGGTGTTCGTGCTTGATTCCAAACACAACCGCATTCTCGTCATCGACGAAGACGGCGCCCTGCAATCCATCCTGCGCCCGGAGTGGAATGGTATCGGTCTAGCGCGCGCCGAGGGCCTCGCGATGCACCTGGGCGTGTTGTACGTCGCCGACACCGGCAACAACCGCGTGTTGAAGGTGACGACCGATGGCAAGACAATCGACGCAATTACCGGCTTACAAGAGCCGGTCGGCATCGCCGGGCACTACGGACGGTTGGCTGTGTCCTCGCCCGCGGCGGCGAAGGTCTGGGAAATGGAAATGTTCTGA
- a CDS encoding DUF192 domain-containing protein — MKVKNKISMTVLVLFVLSLAAGAAFGQMLRELSIGEHKVSVEVADSNALRRKGLMFRENLPENQGMLFVYPETRRLSFWMKNTRIPLDIAFIAADGEILQIEHMQPFDEVSTRSREPAKFALETNQGWFAKHDVRVGAKVVGLP, encoded by the coding sequence GTGAAAGTGAAAAACAAAATCTCCATGACAGTGTTGGTTCTTTTCGTGTTGTCGCTGGCGGCCGGCGCGGCATTCGGCCAAATGCTGCGGGAGTTGTCGATCGGCGAGCACAAGGTCTCCGTGGAGGTGGCCGATTCAAACGCCCTGCGCCGTAAGGGGTTGATGTTTCGGGAAAATCTGCCCGAAAACCAGGGTATGCTGTTTGTCTATCCGGAAACGCGCCGCCTCTCGTTTTGGATGAAAAACACGCGAATTCCGTTGGATATCGCGTTCATCGCCGCGGACGGCGAGATTCTGCAGATCGAGCACATGCAACCTTTTGATGAAGTATCGACTCGTTCTCGAGAACCGGCAAAATTCGCCCTGGAAACGAATCAGGGGTGGTTTGCCAAGCACGACGTTCGGGTTGGTGCAAAGGTCGTCGGTCTGCCATAG
- a CDS encoding glycosyltransferase family 39 protein, whose amino-acid sequence MSDRRAMLILIGAWLAIAAAVGAGPEIALDDSWNYAQMTEHLLERGALRFSHYDSALVVLHVLWGALVTAVTGFSLSHVVVANLLAALLALVAGYFLARQFDLSPEAALWVTAATGATPPFFVLAYTYMADFWFLIPAWLSLAFMARFLRRGKELDAAFAGLFAAAAFWNRLHAVLLVAAFVVFLLWQQRRLTLRARTAFYVVGLPAVSWLALHWATPALQPVRTTFSRKSSEVWTRLLSPDVLALDSLERLAIVLLSIGAYALPVVLMLAARRASNGRGPAMWAGAAAAVAAAGAALWLTGEAFPFDSSVLREQPPATAAWFVMPWTLAALAGAAGWLFLLIRRREAEGAPLLDRFLVVAMIVLIAALLPLVYFMDRYFLVFVPLVMILAVRRAGPWSETPRWAKVAAGVVLALFVASGAMRVTHYRAGIAAQWNAADRLVTQGVSSLEIDGGYSWTGWRNFAVCREHRGENNTTSLDTHYVVEICPMMKTRFDVVFHEMDPPRRLVSKDDWHNFLGDEDTVYVYQRP is encoded by the coding sequence ATGAGCGACCGGCGGGCGATGCTGATTCTCATCGGGGCGTGGTTGGCGATAGCCGCTGCGGTGGGGGCCGGTCCGGAAATCGCGCTCGATGATTCCTGGAATTACGCGCAGATGACCGAGCACCTGCTTGAGCGCGGCGCATTGCGTTTCAGTCATTACGATTCGGCGCTGGTGGTGCTGCACGTTTTGTGGGGCGCGCTGGTGACGGCGGTGACCGGCTTCTCGCTGTCGCACGTGGTGGTGGCGAATTTACTCGCGGCGCTGCTGGCGCTGGTGGCCGGTTATTTTCTGGCGCGTCAGTTCGATCTGTCACCCGAGGCGGCGTTGTGGGTGACGGCCGCCACCGGCGCGACACCGCCGTTCTTCGTGCTGGCGTATACCTACATGGCCGACTTTTGGTTTCTGATACCGGCTTGGCTGTCACTGGCTTTCATGGCGCGCTTCCTCAGACGGGGAAAGGAACTCGACGCCGCTTTCGCGGGGCTATTTGCCGCGGCGGCGTTTTGGAATCGCCTGCACGCTGTGTTGCTGGTGGCGGCGTTTGTCGTTTTCCTGCTCTGGCAGCAGCGCCGCCTGACTCTGCGGGCGCGAACGGCATTTTATGTTGTGGGATTGCCGGCCGTTTCGTGGCTGGCGTTGCACTGGGCGACACCGGCCTTGCAGCCGGTACGCACGACGTTTTCCCGCAAGTCGTCGGAAGTGTGGACGCGCCTGCTTTCTCCGGACGTATTGGCGCTGGACTCGCTGGAGCGCCTTGCCATTGTTCTTCTCTCGATCGGCGCCTACGCGCTGCCGGTGGTCCTCATGCTCGCGGCGCGGCGTGCGTCCAACGGACGCGGCCCGGCCATGTGGGCGGGCGCGGCAGCGGCAGTGGCGGCGGCCGGGGCGGCGCTCTGGCTGACGGGCGAAGCCTTTCCTTTCGATAGCTCGGTGCTGCGCGAGCAACCCCCGGCCACGGCGGCGTGGTTCGTGATGCCGTGGACGTTGGCCGCATTGGCGGGCGCGGCGGGATGGCTGTTTTTGTTGATACGCCGGCGGGAAGCCGAGGGCGCTCCGCTGCTGGACCGTTTTTTGGTTGTGGCCATGATCGTGTTGATCGCGGCTTTGCTGCCGCTGGTCTATTTCATGGATCGCTACTTCTTGGTTTTCGTGCCCCTGGTGATGATCCTGGCGGTACGGCGCGCCGGGCCGTGGAGCGAAACGCCGCGCTGGGCGAAAGTGGCGGCGGGCGTCGTGCTGGCGCTTTTCGTGGCGTCGGGGGCCATGCGCGTGACGCACTATCGGGCCGGTATTGCGGCGCAGTGGAATGCCGCGGACCGCTTGGTCACGCAGGGCGTCTCTTCGTTGGAGATTGATGGCGGTTATTCGTGGACCGGTTGGCGCAATTTCGCGGTCTGTCGGGAGCATCGCGGCGAAAACAACACCACGTCGCTGGATACCCACTACGTGGTGGAGATCTGCCCGATGATGAAAACGCGGTTCGATGTGGTGTTCCACGAGATGGACCCGCCGCGCCGTTTGGTAAGCAAAGACGACTGGCATAACTTTTTAGGCGACGAAGATACGGTTTACGTTTATCAGCGGCCCTGA
- a CDS encoding SHOCT domain-containing protein → MRRILIPILLIVLVFSLAACATKIRRTEVYKHRSDYVRLAYFEHKGEIQKLGYDHPREMTVEQVDAVLAAVVLEEKTLFKWTNSGGVFSAEHRQNLAPHLAKALAEANPDQWVEFAATGHQAYLSIFKKLVLIDGVCWIEGNKLHLVLRNVDYEVINRDQEPRRGDPREHFLFNARRLRVNPEAGFDKPPVVPGDKRLDEARRNWLVFDLARFFEPQTGDTVIKERLPEVKQGPAGEEIRPDKPKIRPDDTKTAAERLAELKELYEKGLITEEEYNRKRNEILEEL, encoded by the coding sequence ATGCGCCGTATTTTGATTCCGATTTTGCTTATTGTTCTCGTTTTCAGTTTGGCGGCCTGCGCGACGAAAATCCGGCGCACCGAGGTGTACAAACACCGTAGCGATTACGTGCGGTTGGCGTATTTCGAGCACAAGGGCGAAATCCAGAAACTCGGCTACGACCACCCCCGTGAAATGACGGTCGAGCAAGTCGATGCGGTGCTTGCCGCTGTCGTACTCGAAGAAAAAACGCTCTTCAAATGGACCAACTCCGGCGGGGTCTTTTCCGCCGAACACCGGCAAAATCTCGCGCCGCATCTGGCCAAAGCGTTAGCCGAGGCGAACCCCGACCAATGGGTGGAATTCGCGGCCACCGGTCACCAGGCGTATTTGAGCATCTTCAAGAAGCTCGTTTTGATCGATGGCGTCTGCTGGATCGAGGGAAACAAGCTCCATTTGGTGCTGCGAAACGTCGATTATGAAGTGATCAACCGCGACCAGGAACCCAGGCGCGGCGACCCCCGCGAGCATTTCCTGTTCAACGCCCGGCGGCTGCGCGTGAACCCCGAAGCGGGCTTCGATAAGCCGCCCGTGGTGCCCGGCGACAAGAGGCTCGACGAGGCGCGTCGCAACTGGTTGGTGTTCGATTTAGCCCGATTTTTCGAACCTCAAACGGGCGATACGGTCATAAAAGAGCGACTTCCGGAAGTAAAACAAGGACCGGCCGGCGAAGAAATACGACCGGATAAACCTAAGATACGGCCGGATGACACAAAAACTGCGGCTGAGCGCCTCGCTGAATTGAAGGAACTCTACGAAAAGGGCCTCATCACCGAGGAGGAATACAACCGCAAACGAAACGAGATCCTGGAGGAACTGTAA
- a CDS encoding radical SAM protein, producing MPEPRPRYVGFHLTERCDSRCLHCDLWRLPAHEEVPAELLCKTVHELREWLGPIEIQIAGGEPLLSKNLVELVRCAKSHDLVTTMTSNGFALTGDKARDLAAAGLDSLALSLDGFTEQHNALRQRPDAFALAERAISHAADNGIAVRINCVICELNIDILPGFVTWVSEHPRLTGVFFQAMMQPFGQPRRERWWLDEKLFPQDPDRAVAVLKQLLSMKISGFPVLNPDEQLVAMASYFLDPERAATARCSVGDFGITIEGTGAIKLCGAFPPIGDLRDRHHLRDVYLGPRAKEVRAQMAACRDNCHLALNCCFDEGVTL from the coding sequence CTGCCTGAACCACGTCCCCGATACGTCGGGTTTCATCTCACCGAGCGATGCGACTCTCGCTGTTTGCACTGCGATTTGTGGCGCTTGCCGGCCCACGAGGAAGTGCCGGCGGAGTTGCTCTGCAAAACCGTTCATGAGCTGCGCGAGTGGCTCGGCCCCATCGAAATTCAGATTGCCGGCGGCGAGCCCCTGTTGTCCAAGAACCTCGTCGAGTTGGTTCGTTGCGCTAAAAGCCATGACCTCGTGACCACGATGACGAGTAACGGATTCGCGCTCACCGGCGACAAGGCGCGCGATTTGGCTGCGGCCGGGCTGGACAGCCTTGCTCTCTCGCTGGACGGTTTCACCGAGCAGCACAACGCCCTGCGCCAACGACCCGACGCCTTCGCGCTGGCCGAGCGAGCCATCAGCCATGCCGCCGACAACGGGATCGCAGTGCGTATTAACTGCGTGATTTGTGAATTGAATATCGACATCCTGCCCGGATTCGTGACGTGGGTGAGCGAGCACCCGCGACTGACCGGCGTCTTTTTCCAGGCGATGATGCAGCCTTTCGGGCAACCGCGGCGGGAGCGGTGGTGGCTGGACGAGAAGCTCTTCCCGCAGGATCCGGATCGTGCCGTGGCCGTTTTGAAGCAGTTGCTCAGTATGAAGATAAGCGGCTTTCCGGTGCTCAATCCCGACGAACAACTCGTGGCGATGGCATCCTATTTTCTTGATCCGGAACGCGCGGCGACGGCCCGGTGCAGCGTCGGCGATTTCGGGATCACGATCGAAGGCACCGGAGCGATCAAGTTGTGCGGCGCGTTTCCCCCGATTGGCGATCTGCGCGACCGTCACCACCTGCGCGACGTGTACCTCGGGCCGCGGGCGAAGGAGGTGCGCGCGCAAATGGCGGCGTGCCGTGACAACTGTCACTTGGCGCTCAACTGCTGCTTCGACGAAGGCGTCACGCTATGA